DNA sequence from the Patescibacteria group bacterium genome:
ATAAAAATTTACCTTTAGTTTTATTAATTTTAGACGGCTGGGGTTTATGTAATATTAAAAAAGGCAATGCAATAGCTTTGGCAAAAACTCCTGTTTTAGATAAAATATATAAAAATTATCCAAACACAAAATTGTGCGCGCATGGAGAGTGTGTTGGTTTATTAAAAAACCAAGATGGCAATTCAGAAGCAGGTCATATGAATATTGGAGCTGGCAGGATTGTTGAGCAAGAAACAGTATATATATCCAAGTGTATTAGCGACGGCACTTTTTTTCAAAATTCAGCTTTCAGGCACATGGTCGCGCATGTTAAAAAAAACAGATCAAATTTGCATATTATGGGGTTGCTTTCAACCAGTGATAGCGCCCATTCCAATCCAGATC
Encoded proteins:
- a CDS encoding 2,3-bisphosphoglycerate-independent phosphoglycerate mutase (catalyzes the interconversion of 2-phosphoglycerate and 3-phosphoglycerate) → MYNKNKNLPLVLLILDGWGLCNIKKGNAIALAKTPVLDKIYKNYPNTKLCAHGECVGLLKNQDGNSEAGHMNIGAGRIVEQETVYISKCISDGTFFQNSAFRHMVAHVKKNRSNLHIMGLLSTSDSAHSNPDHLIAILTLAHSKKVKVFLHLFTDGRDSHQYSAIKLLE